Proteins encoded within one genomic window of Bombina bombina isolate aBomBom1 chromosome 1, aBomBom1.pri, whole genome shotgun sequence:
- the LOC128666198 gene encoding olfactory receptor 12D1-like, translating into MESQNQTSVTLFVLLGLTDQINLQIIFFGVFLLFYMTSLIGNISIMVIIALAPTLHTPMYLFLWNLSLLDTFFSSVTVPKMLADFLSVKKTISFGSCISQIHFFHFLGSTEVLLLTAMSYDRYVAIGHPLRYKIIMNFKVCFIMALGCWMTGFFHSLLHTVMTAKLPFCGPNMVNHFFCDIKPVLKLACSDTSINLKLLGCVTGTLVTATLLLTLLSYLFISKFILRMQTTEGRQRAFSTCTAHLTVVFFLYGTAIFTYVRPSNQNSLDQDRVAALLFTVITPALNPIIYTLRNKDMKKSIRKLIKSWSL; encoded by the coding sequence ATGGAGTCACAAAACCAAACTTCTGTAACTTTGTTTGTCTTGCTTGGTTTGACTGATCAAATTAACCTTCAGATAATATTCTTTGGGGTGTTTTTGCTTTTCTATATGACAAGTCTTATAGGAAATATTTCTATCATGGTGATCATTGCTCTTGCTCCTACCCTCCACACCcccatgtatttatttttatggaacCTGTCCCTTCTTGATACCTTCTTTTCATCTGTCACCGTACCCAAGATGTTAGCTGATTTCCTTTCTGTCAAAAAAACTATCTCTTTTGGCAGTTGCATCTCACAGATTCATTTTTTCCATTTTCTTGGAAGCACTGAAGTTCTGCTGCTTACAGCAATGTCTTATGATCGATATGTGGCCATAGGACACCCATTAAGATACAAAATCATAATGAACTTTAAGGTCTGCTTTATTATGGCACTGGGCTGCTGGATGACTGGATTTTTCCATTCTTTGCTACACACTGTTATGACCGCAAAACTTCCATTTTGTGGACCAAACATGGTAAACCATTTCTTCTGTGACATTAAACCCGTACTGAAGTTGGCTTGCTCAGACACATCAATCAATTTAAAGCTTCTTGGTTGTGTCACTGGAACCCTAGTAACAGCAACATTACTTCTAACTCTCCTATCTTACCTCTTCATAAGCAAGTTTATTTTAAGAATGCAAACAACAGAAGGTAGACAACGAGCATTCTCCACGTGCACTGCTCACTtgactgttgttttttttctttatggaaCAGCTATCTTTACTTATGTGAGACCATCAAACCAGAATTCCTTAGATCAAGACAGAGTTGCTGCACTTCTGTTCACCGTGATAACTCCTGCATTAAATCCGATTATTTATACTTTACGTAACAAGGATATGAAAAAATCCATAAGGAAATTGATAAAAAGTTGGTCACTTTAA